One part of the Candidatus Aquiluna sp. UB-MaderosW2red genome encodes these proteins:
- a CDS encoding M48 family metalloprotease has translation MYSAIAANKRNTVFIVAGFVIILGAISWFFGQATGNGSSAIWIIAFIFGYAIFQYYAASSIAIGLSGAKQIQKSDNPRLWNIVENLSISQGMPMPKVYLINDPAPNAFASGRDPKHAIVASTTGLLEIMDDAELEGVMAHELAHVKNYDIRVSTIVFGLISAVGILADMAIRMAFFSSHSRGKNSGQLGLILILLGVIGWIIAALIGPLVSAAVSRQREYLADASGIEMTRFPDGLASALKKLGEYGQPMRRASPSMSHMYINDPVKPSLAQRAFSTHPPISKRIERLGAIGTSF, from the coding sequence TTGTATTCGGCAATAGCTGCCAATAAACGCAACACCGTATTTATAGTTGCGGGCTTCGTGATTATTTTGGGAGCAATCTCCTGGTTCTTTGGGCAAGCAACTGGAAACGGTTCCTCGGCAATTTGGATAATCGCTTTCATTTTTGGCTACGCAATCTTTCAGTATTACGCGGCTTCATCGATAGCGATTGGGCTCAGCGGCGCCAAGCAGATCCAAAAAAGTGACAACCCGCGGCTCTGGAATATTGTCGAAAATCTTTCCATCTCGCAGGGCATGCCAATGCCCAAGGTTTATCTCATCAACGACCCAGCGCCGAATGCCTTCGCCAGCGGAAGGGACCCCAAGCACGCCATCGTTGCCAGCACCACGGGCTTATTGGAGATTATGGATGACGCTGAGCTGGAGGGCGTCATGGCCCACGAGCTCGCCCACGTCAAAAACTACGATATTCGGGTCTCAACGATTGTTTTCGGACTAATCTCGGCGGTTGGCATTTTGGCGGATATGGCAATTCGGATGGCGTTTTTCTCCTCGCACTCCAGGGGCAAGAATTCCGGACAGCTCGGACTCATCCTGATTTTATTGGGCGTCATTGGCTGGATAATAGCCGCGCTAATCGGGCCGCTGGTCTCAGCCGCGGTTTCGCGACAGCGAGAATATTTGGCTGATGCTTCTGGTATTGAGATGACCCGTTTCCCCGATGGGTTGGCCTCAGCTCTGAAAAAACTTGGCGAATATGGCCAGCCAATGCGCCGGGCGTCGCCTTCGATGTCGCACATGTACATCAATGATCCAGTGAAGCCCTCATTGGCACAGCGGGCCTTTTCAACCCATCCGCCAATTTCTAAGCGAATCGAAAGACTCGGGGCGATCGGAACCAGCTTCTAA